One region of Primulina tabacum isolate GXHZ01 chromosome 17, ASM2559414v2, whole genome shotgun sequence genomic DNA includes:
- the LOC142530596 gene encoding uncharacterized protein LOC142530596 produces the protein MPPRRAPSADCQDEIPVGSRGPPPPPPPPLDAATRVLEGMTRLLEQMGDGDRVRCTIYMLRDDASLWWKGAAHAVDLATLTWDRFKKMFYVKYFPADVRGRLTMEFMSPHQGDSYVAEFIRIPPDREVEFSIELMPGIVPISKVPYRLAPAEKKELKDQIQDLRDKSFIRPKFSPWDAPIREEQSQHLRNVLQTLQDRRMYAKFSNCEFRLDRVAVLGHIVSHNGIEVDPSKVEAVRDWLVPKSMTEIRKFLGLAGYYRKFIQGFSYIAVPMTALTKKNAKFI, from the exons atgcctcccagacgcgcTCCTAGTGCAGATTGTCAGGATGAGATTCCTGTAGGCAGCAGAggccctccaccaccaccaccaccgcctTTGGATGCAGCTACCCGTGTACTGGAGGGTATGACTAGGCTATTGGAGCAG ATGGGAGATGGCGATCGGGTCAGGTGCACTATTTATATGTTGAGGGATGATGCATCCCTTTGGTGGAAGGGAGCCGCTCATGCAGTGGACTTGGCTACCCTCACCTGGGACAGATTCAAGAAGATGTTCTACGTAAAGTATTTCCCAGCTGACGTCAGGGGTCGCCTGACGATGGAGTTTATGAGTCCCCACCAAGGGGACTCCTATgtggcggagtttatcc GAAtcccaccagacagagaggtggaattctctattgagctcatgccaggtaTAGTGCCGATCTCTAAGGtaccctatcgtctagcacctgcagagaagaaagaactgaaagacCAGATTCAGGATTTGCGAGATAAGAGTTTCATTCGCCCCAAATTTTCTCCATGGGACGCACCG atcAGGGAGGAGCAGAGTCAGCATCTGAGGAACGTATTGCAGACTTTACAGGACAGACGgatgtatgccaagttcagtaatTGCGAGTTccggcttgatagagtggcagtcttgggccacattgtatctcatAATGGTATTGAGGTCGACCCTAGTAAGGTCgaagcagtcagagattggctaGTGCCTAAAAGCATGACAGAGATCCGTAAGTTCTTGGGATTGGCTGGgtactacaggaaattcattcagggctTCTCTTATATCGCAGTGCCTATGActgccttgacgaagaagaatgccaagtttatctGA